GCGCCCCAACCAGGGTTTTTGGGTCGCCAATTGCAGTCCAGACGTAAGGAGAAGAAATCGGTTGTCCGTCAACGACAATCCCGCGTTCATCGGACGAAAACCAGGAGCGCCCCCCGAGCCGTATCCCGTTCAGGTCAATCGCTTCAGCCCCGCCGTTGCGCAGTTCGGCCATCGTTGTAACAAATACCGAAGCGGGGATCGGATCGTCACCTACGGCGACCCACAGCACCGCACCGGGTCCCTCCACCGGAATAGCACCCGCAATAATAAGTGCGTCCTGTGTTGCCTTGGCCGCGGCTTCTCCGGCGGCCTGAGCCGAGTTCGCCGAATCCTCCAAATCATGTATTTGTGCGCGAAGATCGCTGTTCGCTCCGGTCAGATCGGTCTCGCGTTGTTCCAGGTCCGCCAGCATCGACACGAGCTGGGTTTCATCCATTCGTCCGATCGCAT
The sequence above is a segment of the Actinomycetaceae bacterium MB13-C1-2 genome. Coding sequences within it:
- a CDS encoding DUF881 domain-containing protein; this translates as MHAPEIKGTHRTKKEDDEPIQSMSLSRGSLRPMHVLAILLCVLLGFAVSTQIRSQDSDAIGRMDETQLVSMLADLEQRETDLTGANSDLRAQIHDLEDSANSAQAAGEAAAKATQDALIIAGAIPVEGPGAVLWVAVGDDPIPASVFVTTMAELRNGGAEAIDLNGIRLGGRSWFSSDERGIVVDGQPISSPYVWTAIGDPKTLVGALEIRGGSAAQFRAYGATATARETDLVVIESVTELPEPQWAEIVPSS